The Streptomyces sp. P9-A4 genome contains a region encoding:
- a CDS encoding metallopeptidase TldD-related protein has product MSRVSKPYEIVERALELSRADGCVVIADEESSANLRWAGNALTTNGVTRGRTLTVIATVDGSQGTASGVVSRSAVTADDLEPLVRAAEAAARAAGPAEDAQPLVRDVPSSPDFTDAPTETSSAVFADFAPALGEAFARARSGGRELYGFANHELTSTYLGTSTGLRLRHDQPNGTLELNAKSPDRSRSAWAGRSTRDFKDVDPAALDAELATRLGWAERRIELPAGRYETLLPPTAVADLLIYQLWSSTARDAVEGRTVFSKPGGGTRIGETLSPLPLTLRSDPNEPGLESAPFVIAHSSGDDSSVFDNGLPIAPTDWVRDGKLDRLITTRHTAGLTHLPVAPGAGNLILDGGGERSLEEMVASTERGLLLTCLWYIREVDPATLLLTGLTRDGVYLVENGEVVGEVNNFRFNESPVDLLSRASEAGRTEKTLPREWSDWFTRAAMPALRVPDFNMSSVSKGV; this is encoded by the coding sequence ATGAGCCGCGTCAGCAAGCCGTACGAGATCGTCGAGCGGGCCCTCGAGCTGTCCCGTGCCGACGGGTGTGTCGTCATCGCCGACGAGGAGTCCTCGGCCAATCTGCGCTGGGCGGGCAACGCGCTCACGACCAACGGCGTCACCCGCGGCCGTACGCTCACGGTGATCGCGACCGTCGACGGCTCCCAGGGCACCGCCTCCGGTGTCGTCTCCCGCTCCGCGGTGACCGCCGACGACCTGGAGCCCCTGGTCCGGGCCGCCGAGGCCGCCGCCCGTGCCGCGGGGCCCGCCGAGGACGCCCAGCCGCTGGTACGGGACGTGCCCTCGTCGCCCGACTTCACGGACGCGCCGACGGAGACCTCCTCCGCCGTCTTCGCCGACTTCGCCCCGGCGCTCGGCGAGGCCTTCGCCCGCGCCCGGTCCGGCGGCCGTGAGCTGTACGGCTTCGCCAACCACGAGCTGACCTCCACCTATCTGGGTACGTCGACGGGCCTGCGGCTCCGCCACGACCAGCCCAACGGGACCCTGGAGCTGAACGCCAAGTCCCCCGACCGCTCGCGCTCCGCCTGGGCCGGGCGCTCGACGCGGGACTTCAAGGACGTCGATCCGGCGGCGCTCGACGCCGAGCTGGCGACCCGGCTCGGCTGGGCGGAGCGGCGGATCGAGCTGCCCGCCGGGCGGTACGAGACGCTGCTGCCGCCGACGGCGGTGGCCGACCTGCTGATCTACCAGCTGTGGTCGTCCACGGCCCGGGACGCGGTGGAGGGCCGTACGGTCTTCTCCAAGCCCGGTGGCGGCACCCGGATCGGCGAGACCCTGTCGCCGCTGCCGCTGACGCTGCGCAGCGACCCGAACGAGCCGGGCCTCGAGTCCGCGCCGTTCGTGATCGCGCACTCCTCGGGGGACGACTCGTCGGTCTTCGACAACGGTCTGCCGATCGCGCCGACGGACTGGGTGCGGGACGGGAAGCTGGACCGGCTGATCACCACCCGGCACACGGCGGGACTTACTCATTTGCCCGTGGCGCCCGGAGCCGGGAACCTGATCCTGGACGGCGGCGGCGAACGCTCCCTGGAGGAGATGGTCGCCTCGACCGAGCGCGGTCTGCTGCTGACCTGCCTCTGGTACATCCGCGAGGTCGATCCGGCGACGCTGCTGCTCACCGGTCTGACCCGGGACGGCGTCTACCTCGTCGAGAACGGCGAGGTGGTCGGCGAGGTGAACAACTTCCGGTTCAACGAGTCGCCGGTGGACCTGCTGTCGCGGGCCTCGGAGGCGGGCCGGACGGAGAAGACGCTGCCGCGCGAGTGGAGCGACTGGTTCACCCGGGCCGCGATGCCCGCCCTGCGGGTGCCCGACTTCAACATGAGCTCGGTCAGCAAGGGGGTCTGA
- the tyrS gene encoding tyrosine--tRNA ligase produces MTDIVDELKWRGLFAQSTDEDALRKALADGPVTFYCGFDPTAASLHVGHLVQVLTVRRLQQAGHRPLALVGGATGQIGDPRPTAERTLNDPETVANWVNRLRTQIEPFLSFEGENAAVMVNNLDWTAGLSAIEFLRDIGKHFRVNKMLTKDSVARRLESEQGISYTEFSYQLLQGMDFLELYRRYGCTLQQGGSDQWGNLVAGLDLIHRLEPGAQAHALATPLMVKADGTKFGKSESGAVWLDAEMTTPYAFYQFWLNVDDRDISTYMRILSFKSRAELEELEAQTAERPQARAAQRALAEELTTLVHGADQCAAVINASKALFGQGDLAELDEATLAAALSELPHARVTELGQVVDLFTEVGLAASKSAARRTVKEGGAYVNNVKVTAEDAEVAADELLHGRWLVLRRGKKNLAAIEFAG; encoded by the coding sequence GTGACGGACATCGTCGACGAGCTGAAGTGGCGTGGGCTCTTCGCCCAGTCCACCGATGAGGACGCACTGCGCAAGGCTCTCGCGGACGGTCCCGTCACGTTCTATTGCGGTTTCGACCCGACCGCGGCCAGTCTCCACGTCGGCCACCTGGTCCAGGTCCTCACCGTCCGCCGGCTCCAGCAGGCCGGGCACCGGCCGCTGGCGCTGGTCGGCGGGGCCACCGGGCAGATCGGTGACCCGCGGCCGACGGCCGAGCGCACCCTGAACGACCCCGAGACGGTCGCGAACTGGGTGAACCGGCTGCGCACGCAGATCGAGCCCTTCCTCTCCTTCGAGGGGGAGAACGCGGCGGTCATGGTGAACAACCTGGACTGGACCGCCGGCCTGTCGGCGATCGAGTTCCTGCGGGACATCGGCAAGCACTTCCGGGTCAACAAGATGCTGACCAAGGACTCCGTCGCCCGCCGTCTGGAGTCCGAGCAGGGCATCAGCTACACGGAGTTCAGCTACCAGCTGCTCCAGGGCATGGACTTCCTGGAGCTGTACCGCCGCTACGGCTGCACGCTCCAGCAGGGCGGCTCGGACCAGTGGGGCAACCTGGTGGCCGGTCTCGACCTGATCCACCGGCTGGAGCCGGGGGCGCAGGCGCACGCGCTGGCGACCCCGCTGATGGTCAAGGCGGACGGCACCAAGTTCGGCAAGTCCGAGAGCGGGGCCGTCTGGCTGGACGCCGAGATGACCACGCCGTACGCGTTCTACCAGTTCTGGCTGAACGTGGACGACCGGGACATCTCGACGTACATGCGCATCCTGTCCTTCAAGTCCCGCGCGGAGCTGGAGGAGCTGGAGGCGCAGACCGCCGAGCGGCCGCAGGCGCGGGCCGCGCAGCGCGCGCTGGCCGAGGAGCTCACCACCCTGGTGCACGGCGCCGACCAGTGCGCGGCCGTCATCAACGCCTCCAAGGCGCTGTTCGGGCAGGGCGACCTGGCCGAGCTGGACGAGGCGACGCTCGCCGCCGCCCTGTCCGAGCTGCCGCACGCGCGGGTGACCGAACTGGGCCAGGTCGTGGACCTGTTCACCGAGGTCGGACTCGCGGCGAGCAAGTCGGCGGCGCGGCGCACGGTGAAGGAGGGCGGGGCCTACGTGAACAACGTGAAGGTGACCGCCGAGGACGCCGAGGTGGCGGCGGACGAGCTGCTGCACGGCCGCTGGCTGGTGCTGCGGCGCGGCAAGAAGAATCTGGCGGCGATCGAGTTCGCCGGCTGA
- a CDS encoding GlsB/YeaQ/YmgE family stress response membrane protein, with protein MSWLWAIIVGFVLGLIAKAILPGKQQIPLWLTTVFGILGSVLGNAVATWIGVNDTKGIDWTRHLLQLIGAVAVVGLGDMAWTSMKGTRQRS; from the coding sequence ATGAGTTGGTTGTGGGCGATCATCGTGGGATTCGTCCTCGGCCTGATCGCGAAGGCGATCCTGCCGGGGAAGCAGCAGATCCCGCTCTGGCTGACGACCGTGTTCGGCATTCTCGGCAGCGTGCTCGGCAACGCGGTCGCGACCTGGATCGGAGTCAACGACACCAAGGGCATCGACTGGACCCGCCACCTGCTCCAGCTGATCGGCGCCGTCGCCGTGGTCGGGCTCGGCGACATGGCCTGGACCTCCATGAAGGGAACCCGGCAGCGCAGCTAG
- a CDS encoding DUF3099 domain-containing protein: MPRSGGSEVFRITGARQGLADDVRGRQRRYIISMTVRTLSVIAAAVLWNVERHVAVVALALGILLPYIAVVIANAGRESTPSLPSTFVPTPVRPALDATETSGDKDGEQPNDRK, encoded by the coding sequence ATGCCGAGGAGTGGCGGATCCGAGGTCTTCCGGATCACGGGAGCCCGGCAGGGGCTCGCCGACGACGTCCGGGGACGGCAGCGGCGCTACATCATCTCGATGACGGTCCGGACGCTCTCCGTGATCGCGGCCGCAGTGCTGTGGAACGTCGAGCGGCATGTGGCCGTCGTCGCGCTCGCCCTGGGCATCCTGCTCCCCTATATCGCCGTGGTCATCGCGAACGCGGGCCGCGAGTCGACTCCGTCCCTTCCCTCCACCTTCGTACCGACTCCGGTGCGGCCCGCGCTAGACGCCACGGAGACTTCCGGCGACAAGGACGGGGAGCAACCGAACGACCGGAAGTGA